Proteins co-encoded in one Fusarium musae strain F31 chromosome 3, whole genome shotgun sequence genomic window:
- a CDS encoding hypothetical protein (EggNog:ENOG41~MEROPS:MER0000336), which translates to MAASLIVPRGADRAESKHVVVMKTEAVAQAVASTVARIVSTTDYTYSNLFNGFSASLTKSELKDLLNDPNVDFIEKDHTTYTYDESAGQGTCTYVLDTGIEVDHPEFEGRARFVQNFVDNADLDANGHGTHIAGSIGSKTYGVAKKTQLFAVKVLNEYTAGQTSGILAGMDFIIENAATRKCSKGIVINMPLSVASSPAINATALYRIKDIKASELCNLIATMSLKDVIKGIPENTVNVLIQNGEAK; encoded by the exons ATGGCTGCCTCTCTGATCGTCCCTCGTGGAGCAGACAGAGCTGAGAGCAAGCACGTCGTCGTCATGAAGACGGAAGCGGTTGCTCAAGCCGTCGCGAGCACAGTTGCGAGAATTGTTTCTACTACTGACTACACTTACTCCAACCTTTTCAACGGCTTCTCAGCTAGCCTTACCAAATCCGAGCTGAAGGATCTACTCAACGACCCCAACGTCGATTTCATCGAGAAA GATCATACAACTTACACCTATGACGAAAGTGCCGGTCAAGGCACATGCACTTATGTTCTCGACACAGGCATTGAGGTCGACCACCCT GAATTCGAGGGCCGCGCCAGATTCGTGCAGAACTTTGTTGATAACGCTGACTTGGATGCTAATGGTCATGGGACTCATATTGCGGGCTCCATTGGGTCTAAAACGTATGGTGTCGCAAAGAAGACGCAGCTCTTCGCCGTCAAGGTCCTAAATGAGTATACAGCGGGTCAGAC ATCGGGAATTCTCGCGGGCATGGATTTCATTATTGAGAATGCTGCTACCCGAAAGTGTTCCAAGGGCATTGTGATCAATATGCCGTTGAGTGTTGCTTCTTCACCTGCCATCAACGCAACTGCGCTATATC gcatcaaggatatcaaggcATCAGAATTATGCAACCTTATTGCAACCATGTCTCTGAAAGACGTCATCAAGGGCATTCCTGAAAACACGGTCAACGTGTTAATCCAGAACGGCGAAGCGAAGTAA
- a CDS encoding hypothetical protein (EggNog:ENOG41): MHSFKSILFPSLFALAHGHSVILNAQGLDTSPASVGFQVDPEIARNCITINPCQQDATIIRDAEITANIVNQCGRTELSGNIDVGENTENALSAGKVTQVKAGGEITVTIHQVNADGAGPYVCDLDESSNTNTNIQNLTVTNNVPGTNGLSQVKTQAFNITVKMPDDLNCFGASTGNICTVRCRNNALAGPFGGCFAVQQADSDKKTNTPQNIKTTQQLQAINAQVLQNQKDFPDSVKANENATNDEAEQNKAAVDALLGNTVVTSAFATETPSVALGRPPAATQTGDAGNGNNNDNNNGGNNGGNGNNNGGNNGGNNGGNGQGQGNGNGQGNGQGKGGQGGQNGGNNQGGNGGNQGSRGGQGRGQFGGGGFGGFGGNAKRAASKLRWAKRFFAQEDTF, from the exons ATGCATTCCTTCAAGAGCATTCTCTTTCCTTCCCTTTTTGCTTTGGCTCATGGGCACTCTGTCATTCTCAATGCCCAAGGTCTCGACACTTCTCCTGCTAGTGTAGGATTCCAAG TTGATCCCGAGATCGCCCGCAACTGCATCACTATCAATCCTTGCCAGCAGGATGCCACTATCATTCGTGATGCAGAGATCACtgccaacatcgtcaaccaGTGTGGCCGCACTGAGCTGTCTGGTAACATTGATGTCGGTGAGAACACCGAGAACGCCCTTTCTGCTGGAAAGGTCACTCAGGTTAAGGCTGGCGGTGAGATCACCGTTACCATTCATCAGGTCAACGCCGATGGTGCTGGCCCATACGTTTGTGATCTCGATGAgagcagcaacaccaacaccaacattcaG AACTTGACCGTTACAAATAATGTTCCCGGAACAAATGGTCTCTCCCAAGTCAAGACTCAGGCTTTCAACATCACGGTCAAGATGCCCGATGACCTCAACTGCTTTGGAG CTTCCACTGGCAACATCTGCACTGTCCGCTGCCGTAACAACGCTCTTGCTGGACCCTTTGGTGGCTGCTTCGCTGTCCAGCAGGCCGACTCCGACAAGAAGACCAACACTCCCCAGAACATCAAAACTACCCAGCAGCTCCAGGCTATCAACGCTCAGGTCCTCCAGAACCAGAAGGACTTCCCTGATTCCGTCAAGGCCAACGAGAACGCTACCAACGACGAGGCGGAGCAGAACAAGGCTGCCGttgatgctcttcttggaAACACCGTCGTCACTTCGGCCTTTGCTACTGAGACGCCCTCTGTTGCTCTCGGGCGCCCTCCTGCGGCTACTCAGACAGGTGATGCAGGCAACGGCAACAACAACGATAACAACAATGGTGGAAATAATGGCGGTAACGGCAACAACAATGGAGGTAACAACGGGGGTAACAATGGCGGAAACGGCCAAGGCCAGGGCAACGGTAACGGCCAGGGTAACGGCCAAGGTAAGGGTGGTCAAGGCGGCCAGAACGGCGGTAACAACCAGGGAGGTAACGGCGGTAACCAGGGTAGCCGCGGAGGCCAGGGCCGAGGACAGTTCGGCGGTGGTGGCTTTGGCGGATTCGGAGGAAACGCCAAGCGAGCTGCTTCCAAGCTCCGATGGGCCAAGCGATTCTTCGCTCAAGAAGATACCTTCTGA
- a CDS encoding hypothetical protein (EggNog:ENOG41): MGWGTSGFDMVPRLSSEAEDQQTWDDFIERVMDVYEGDCEVEFKDNYIKFEAGEQLLLPLEGHKFLSFRSTPNDNWYRVEAFIDVLRVIVCEFFDFRVRAWREEQNEFGYYSENEVKESLGLYEQPDPPKSTVEPLFEVRDIPGKGRGLIAKVDIPAGTRILCEKPLLQASTKMPGDLEATAAPRLKALSKSEQRQFLSLHNNFPGKDPFSGIIRTNALPCGPGSIVGGVYPTICLINHSCLPNSHQNWNNEAGHETIHAIRQIKAGEEITISYVEGGPSNERRPMLKKSFGFDCACYLCSLPPSQLQASDYRRERIQHLGFGIKNIFTMIHRPEANLNACLSQLHTLQDEYGVCIAPHSARLYDEAFRICIEHGAVGGPTTFAEESYKARVICEGEDSPETLRMKELAMQPETHDSFGASSLRWKSNSDPAFSYGHYGTEEAEKRLFRQE; this comes from the exons ATGGGCTGGGGCACGTCTGGGTTTGACATGGTTCCTCGCCTCTCCTCCGAGGCTGAGGATCAACAGACGTGGGATGACTTCATCGAACGCGTCATGGACGTTTACGAAGGTGACTGTGAAGTCGAGTTCAAGGACAACTACATCAAATTTGAAGCCGGGGAACAGCTCCTCCTTCCCCTCGAAGGCCACAAGTTTCTGAGCTTCCGTTCTACACCGAATGACAATTGGTACAGGGTGGAAGCATTCATCGACGTATTGCGTGTCATTGTCTGCGAATTCTTTGATTTTCGTGTTCGGGCGTGGCGAGAAGAACAGAATGAATTCGGTTACTATTCTGAGAATGAAGTTAAAGAATCCTTAGGGCTCTATGAACAG CCTGATCCCCCGAAATCCACCGTTGAGCCCCTTTTCGAAGTCAGGGATATCCCTGGAAAAGGCAGAGGCCTCATCGCCAAAGTTGATATTCCTGCTGGAACCCGCATTCTTTGCGAAAAGCCACTTCTCCAGGCTAGCACCAAGATGCCAGGCGATTTGGAGGCAACTGCAGCGCCGAGGCTGAAGGCCTTGTCCAAGTCAGAGCAGCGGCAGTTTCTATCCCTTCACAACAACTTTCCCGGCAAAGACCCTTTCAGCGGAATCATCAGAACAAATGCCCTTCCATGTGGGCCAGGCTCGATTGTGGGCGGTGTCTATCCCACGATATGCCTCATCAATCACAGTTGTTTGCCGAACTCACACCAGAACTGGAACAACGAGGCAGGTCACGAAACCATCCATGCCATTCGACAAATCAAGGCAGGAGAGGAGATTACCATCTCTTATGTCGAAGGAGGCCCATCTAATGAGAGAAGGCCTATGCTCAAAAAGTCTTTCGGTTTCGACTGCGCATGCTATCTGTGCTCTTTGCCTCCATCCCAACTCCAAGCTAGCGATTATCGTCGAGAGCGAATCCAACACCTTGGTTTTGGCATTAAAAACATCTTTACTATGATTCACCGTCCAGAAGCCAACCTCAACGCCTGCTTGTCACAACTACATACTCTGCAAGATGAATACGGTGTCTGTATTGCACCGCACAGCGCCCGGCTCTATGACGAAGCCTTTCGGATTTGTATTGAGCACGGAGCTGTCGGCGGGCCTACTACATTCGCTGAGGAATCATATAAAGCCAGGGTGATTTGTGAAGGGGAAGACAGTCCTGAGACGTTAAGAATGAAGGAGCTTGCAATGCAGCCTGAAACACATGATAGCTTCGGCGCTTCGTCCTTGAGATGGAAGTCTAATTCGGACCCTGCTTTCAGTTATGGTCACTATGGCACggaggaggcagagaagagaCTATTTAGGCAAGAATGA
- a CDS encoding hypothetical protein (EggNog:ENOG41) — MPTKTKRPKVFAYATFGLDALISLASKLRGQSYTVDATTKPKAGSTHWVIFVTFEDGVEWVFRPPRSGLSAIITEESASKLLISEAVTLKYLRNLDSIPVPEVFPFSGDD, encoded by the exons ATGCCAACCAAAACCAAGCGACCAAAAGTCTTTGCATATGCCACTTTTGGTCTCGACGCTCTTATTTCTCTCGCCTCAAAACTTCGAGGGCAATCATACACTGTTGATGCGACGACGAAACCCAAAGCTGGTAGTACGCACTGGGTCATTTTCGTCACTTTCGAGGATGGTGTCGAATGGGTATTCCGACCGCCACGGAGTGGACTGAGCGCCATTATCACCGAAGAATCTGCGTCCAAGTTACTTATCAGCGAAGCCGTGACTCTAAAGTATCTGAGGAACCTGGATTCGATACCGGTGCCAGAAGTGTTCCCGTTTAG CGGAGACGATTAA
- a CDS encoding hypothetical protein (EggNog:ENOG41), with product MDLSSFDLSYVLYVGVAFVVARIFYDLLFSPLRRIPGPLAAKYTDFYRAYLATKGNVDGHMRAWHQRWGSAVRVGPNTISISDPDLIRVIYTTRNPWRKTNMYRPNDVVVNGQRMQNIFNTADEDFHTKYTKPIRGFWTLPKMLEAEPIMDETLCELITHLDNRFASTGYVCKMDEWVAYYAWDAAANISFGRNYGFMDQAADVENIIAESTAGLKYFTPVSQIPWLDEWLDKNPIWRIGPRPLVNGVLYTIKILTEYQQQVASGAAKRKPVDLFIDKYNSLKETVDYVDDQQILNWLMLNVLAGGDSTAGAMRAPAYHLLKNPSVCEKMVAELRSANLTLPVPQWKEISQLPYFDAVMRESMRISPAVGLILEREVPKEGLELSDGRFIPAGTKVGINPCVITRDVGVFGEDVDTFRPERWLRSKGESEQGHAQRVRRMHECTEMMFGHGSRVCMGKHMSKLEMYKMFATLYVNFDMEV from the exons ATGgacctttcttcttttgaccTGAGCTACGTGCTGTACGTTGGCGTTGCTTTTGTCGTCGCTCGTATCTTTTACGACCTCTTATTCTCGCCTCTCAGACGCATTCCTGGCCCTCTTGCTGCAAAGTATACGGACTTTTATCGGGCGTATCTTGCCACCAAGGGGAATGTTGATGGACACATGCGAGCATGGCATCAGAGATGGGGTTCTGCTGTGCGGGTTGGTCCAAATACGATCAGTATTAGTGACCCAGATCTGATTCGTGTTATTTACACGACGAGAAACCCCTGGCGAAAG ACAAATATGTACCGCCCCAACGATGTCGTTGTCAATGGCCAGCGCATGCAgaacatcttcaacactgCTGATGAAGACTTTCACACCAAATACACCAAACCCATCCGGGGCTTCTGGACGCTGCCCAAGATGTTGGAGGCTGAGCCTATTATGGACGAAACCCTCTGTGAGCTGATTACTCACCTTGACAATCGCTTTGCTAGCACAGGTTATGTCTGCAAGATGGACGAATGGGTTGCGTATTATGCCTGGGACGCAGCTGCGAATATCAGCTTTGGCCGCAACTATGGTTTCATGGACCAAGCTGCAGATGTCGAGAACATCATTGCTGAAAGCACTGCTGGACTCAAGTATTTCACACCCGTCAGTCAGATCCCGTGGCTTGACGAGTGGCTGGACAAGAATCCCATCTGGCGCATTGGTCCTCGCCCTCTTGTCAATGGCGTATTGTACACCATCAAAATTCTCACAGAGTACCAACAGCAGGTGGCTTCTGGCGCTGCCAAGCGTAAGCCCGTCGACCTCTTCATCGACAAGTATAACAGCTTGAAGGAGACTGTTGACTATGTCGATGACCAGCAAATTCTGAACTGGCTTATGCTCAATGTCTTAGCTGGTGGTGATTCGACCGCTGGTGCTATGCGTGCTCCTGCTTACCACCTACTCAAGAATCCTTCAGTGTGCGAGAAGATGGTCGCCGAACTCCGTTCCGCCAACTTGACTCTACCCGTTCCTCAATGGAAGGAGATCAGTCAACTACCCTATTTCGATGCAGTCATGCGTGAGTCTATGCGAATATCCCCCGCTGTCGGTCTCATCCTTGAGCGCGAAGTCCCAAAGGAAGGCCTCGAGCTTTCAGACGGTCGCTTCATTCCCGCTGGGACAAAAGTCGGCATCAACCCTTGTGTCATCACTCGCGATGTTGGTGTCTTTGGCGAAGACGTCGATACCTTCCGACCTGAGCGATGGCTCCGCAGCAAGGGTGAATCTGAACAGGGACATGCTCAACGCGTGAGACGAATGCACGAGTGCACTGAGATGATGTTTGGACACGGCTCGCGAGTCTGCATGGGTAAACACATGTCCAAGTTGGAGATGTATAAAATGTTTGCTACGCTTTATGTGAACTTTGAT ATGGAAGTATGA